The Streptomyces laurentii genome contains a region encoding:
- a CDS encoding arsR-family transcriptional regulator (ArsR-family transcriptional regulator [Streptomyces hygroscopicus subsp. jinggangensis5008];~Arsenical Resistance Operon Repressor and similar prokaryotic, metal regulated homodimeric repressors. ARSR subfamily of helix-turn-helix bacterial transcription regulatory proteins (winged helix topology). Includes several proteins that appear to...; cd00090;~dimerization interface [polypeptide binding];~identified by MetaGeneAnnotator; putative;~putative DNA binding site [nucleotide binding];~putative Zn2+ binding site [ion binding]) encodes MVAAEVGGYADPPVEVLAEAAAAFGLLSSPARLHIVWALARGESDVTGLAKRVGGALPAVSQHLTKLKLAGLVRSRREGRRQVYYVDDPDVVAVVRMMVGQLTARAVETPALTRRRGFGV; translated from the coding sequence GTGGTGGCGGCAGAAGTGGGCGGCTACGCGGATCCTCCTGTCGAGGTTCTGGCGGAGGCCGCGGCCGCCTTCGGGCTTCTCTCCTCGCCCGCGCGGCTGCACATCGTGTGGGCGCTGGCACGGGGCGAGAGCGATGTGACCGGGCTCGCGAAGCGGGTCGGCGGCGCGCTGCCCGCGGTCAGCCAACACCTCACCAAGCTGAAACTGGCGGGCCTGGTGCGCTCCCGGCGCGAGGGCCGGCGGCAGGTCTATTACGTGGACGATCCCGATGTCGTGGCGGTGGTCCGGATGATGGTCGGGCAGCTCACCGCCCGGGCGGTCGAGACCCCGGCGCTCACCCGGCGCCGCGGCTTCGGTGTCTGA
- a CDS encoding magnesium-translocating P-type ATPase (Cation transporter/ATPase, N-terminus; pfam00690;~Cation transporting ATPase, C-terminus; pfam00689;~E1-E2 ATPase; pfam00122;~Putative hydrolase of sodium-potassium ATPase alpha subunit; pfam13246;~Soluble P-type ATPase [General function prediction only];~identified by MetaGeneAnnotator; putative;~magnesium-translocating P-type ATPase [Streptomyces cattleya NRRL 8057 = DSM46488]), which yields MSEAAAPDPRVWNSGGEPAPADTAEPVALTALQLLRHLDSGPRGLTDTEAERRLARHGQNVLPAARPVSLYRRVLHSLRDPFTAVLLCLGLVSVVVAAWGTGSVILSLVAVSCLLRSSGEHRADRAMAALRESVVSTATVLRRPDHDGPVTGPREIPAAELVPGDIVRLGPGDLVPADVRLLRASGLRVHEAALTGESAPVAKYPLDAPDGTDIGPFARPHVCSMGSSVAYGSATGVVVATGARTCLAAAHRTTRRRRDSAFDQAVHGISWTLIRFMLITPPLVLMAGATLHGRGLETLPFAVAVAVGLTPEMLPVVVTTVLARGAARLARTHKVIVKRLPALHDLGAVDVLCLDKTGTLTQDRPVVARAVDAEGRDDPAVLRWAGVNAWWTLQLAELPTPDALDEAILDATGEEEPLGWDGVAALPYDPVRRLATAVVRGPGRLGTHTLVAKGAVENVLERCALDDAERERLLAMAAREADTGARLLAVALAERPARRRAYTPADERGLAFLGFVVLRDALAPTAAEALGSLAEHGVAVRILTGDHPGTAAHTCRELGLAPGRVLTATDIDRLDDDALAEAARSTTVFARCAPEHKARVVGALRAGGHVTGFLGDGANDVPALLAADVGICPKGAVDVVRETADVVLAEKDLAAVDHAITAGRFSSAGIATYLRITLSSNLGNVIAMLAAALLLPFLPMLPAQVLVQNLCFDAAQLAFAFDRPASGALRRPARLRPRGFLRSLTGFGLLNATADVATFAVLLLTTRSATDAQDVFHAGWFTENLLTQALVMIVLSGIRSAGAGRASSPVRCAAGALAAIGVLLPLSPLGPMLAMAPLPPLFYLLLAAVLAVYTVALRAEKLRFDRRHA from the coding sequence GTGTCTGAGGCGGCGGCCCCGGACCCGCGGGTCTGGAATTCCGGCGGAGAGCCGGCGCCGGCGGACACGGCGGAGCCGGTCGCGCTGACGGCGCTGCAGCTGCTGCGGCACCTCGACAGCGGGCCTCGCGGTCTGACGGACACGGAGGCCGAGCGGCGACTGGCCCGACACGGACAGAACGTACTGCCCGCCGCGCGGCCGGTTTCCTTGTACCGGCGGGTTCTGCACAGCCTGCGCGACCCTTTCACCGCCGTTCTGCTCTGCCTCGGCCTGGTGTCGGTGGTCGTCGCCGCCTGGGGCACCGGGAGCGTGATCCTCTCGCTGGTCGCGGTCAGCTGCCTCCTGCGCTCGTCCGGCGAGCACCGGGCCGATCGCGCCATGGCCGCGCTGCGCGAGTCGGTGGTCAGCACGGCGACCGTGCTGCGTCGCCCCGATCACGACGGACCGGTGACCGGGCCCCGCGAGATTCCGGCCGCGGAGCTGGTACCCGGTGACATCGTCCGCCTGGGGCCCGGGGACCTGGTGCCCGCCGATGTACGGCTGCTGCGCGCCAGCGGTCTGCGCGTCCACGAGGCGGCGCTCACCGGCGAGTCGGCACCGGTGGCCAAGTACCCTCTCGACGCCCCCGACGGCACGGACATCGGGCCTTTCGCCCGGCCGCACGTGTGCTCCATGGGCAGCAGCGTCGCGTACGGCAGCGCGACCGGCGTGGTCGTCGCCACCGGCGCCCGTACGTGCCTCGCCGCCGCCCACCGGACGACCCGGCGGCGCCGCGACAGCGCCTTCGACCAGGCGGTGCACGGCATCTCCTGGACTCTGATCCGGTTCATGCTGATCACCCCGCCGCTCGTACTCATGGCCGGCGCCACGTTGCACGGGCGCGGGCTGGAGACGCTTCCCTTCGCGGTCGCGGTCGCGGTCGGGCTGACCCCCGAGATGCTGCCCGTGGTCGTGACGACCGTACTGGCCCGGGGCGCCGCCCGGCTCGCCCGCACCCACAAGGTGATCGTCAAACGCCTGCCCGCGCTCCACGACCTCGGCGCCGTCGACGTCCTCTGCCTGGACAAGACCGGCACCCTCACCCAGGACCGGCCCGTCGTCGCGCGAGCCGTGGACGCGGAGGGCCGAGACGACCCCGCCGTACTGCGCTGGGCCGGCGTCAACGCGTGGTGGACGCTGCAGCTCGCCGAACTGCCGACCCCCGACGCCCTCGACGAGGCGATCCTCGACGCCACCGGCGAGGAGGAACCTCTCGGCTGGGACGGCGTGGCCGCGCTGCCCTACGACCCGGTACGCCGCCTGGCCACCGCCGTCGTACGCGGCCCCGGCCGCCTCGGCACCCACACCCTCGTCGCCAAGGGTGCCGTGGAGAACGTCCTCGAACGCTGCGCGCTGGACGATGCCGAACGCGAGCGCCTGCTGGCCATGGCCGCGCGCGAAGCGGACACCGGGGCCCGGCTGCTCGCCGTGGCCCTCGCCGAGCGCCCCGCCCGCCGACGCGCCTACACACCAGCCGACGAACGCGGACTCGCCTTCCTCGGGTTCGTCGTCCTGCGCGACGCCCTCGCTCCCACCGCCGCCGAAGCCCTCGGCAGCCTCGCCGAGCACGGCGTCGCCGTCCGCATCCTCACCGGCGACCACCCGGGCACCGCCGCCCACACCTGCCGGGAGCTCGGCCTCGCGCCAGGCCGGGTGCTCACCGCCACGGACATCGACCGCCTCGACGACGACGCACTCGCCGAGGCCGCCCGGAGCACCACCGTCTTCGCGCGCTGTGCCCCCGAGCACAAGGCCCGCGTCGTCGGAGCGCTCCGGGCCGGCGGGCACGTGACCGGATTCCTCGGCGACGGCGCCAACGACGTGCCCGCGCTGCTCGCGGCCGATGTCGGCATCTGTCCGAAGGGCGCGGTCGACGTCGTACGGGAGACGGCGGACGTGGTCCTCGCCGAGAAGGATCTCGCGGCGGTCGACCACGCGATCACCGCCGGCCGGTTCAGCAGCGCCGGCATCGCCACGTACCTGCGCATCACTCTGTCGTCGAACCTCGGCAACGTCATCGCCATGCTCGCCGCGGCGCTCCTGCTGCCCTTCCTGCCGATGCTCCCCGCCCAGGTCCTGGTGCAGAACCTGTGCTTTGACGCCGCACAGCTCGCCTTCGCCTTCGACCGCCCCGCCTCCGGCGCGCTCCGGCGCCCGGCACGACTGCGGCCACGCGGATTCCTGCGGTCCCTCACCGGTTTCGGACTGCTCAACGCCACCGCCGACGTGGCCACGTTCGCCGTGCTGCTCCTCACCACGAGGTCGGCCACCGACGCCCAGGACGTCTTCCACGCCGGCTGGTTCACCGAGAACCTGCTCACCCAGGCCCTGGTGATGATCGTGCTGTCCGGCATCCGGTCGGCCGGGGCGGGGCGTGCCTCCAGCCCGGTGCGGTGCGCGGCCGGCGCTCTCGCCGCCATCGGCGTCCTGCTGCCCCTGTCCCCGCTCGGTCCGATGCTCGCCATGGCCCCCCTGCCCCCGCTGTTCTACCTGCTCCTCGCCGCCGTCCTCGCGGTGTACACGGTGGCTCTCAGGGCGGAGAAGCTCCGCTTCGACAGGCGACACGCTTAA
- a CDS encoding araC family transcriptional regulator (identified by MetaGeneAnnotator; putative;~sequence version:1): MDRADRYEALARGALFVAESAEDAYRLGALDRFLKPWIRDRLHSLGGLLDSCDTPRQLAEDTRAFARTVATYSELRNQRNHAGARRDLRP; this comes from the coding sequence ATGGATCGCGCAGACAGGTACGAGGCTCTGGCGCGTGGTGCGCTGTTCGTCGCCGAGTCGGCCGAGGACGCGTACCGGCTGGGTGCCCTTGACCGCTTCCTCAAGCCATGGATCCGGGACAGGCTTCACTCCCTGGGCGGCCTGCTCGACAGTTGCGACACCCCACGTCAACTGGCCGAGGACACAAGGGCCTTCGCCCGGACCGTCGCCACGTACTCGGAACTGCGGAACCAACGGAATCACGCCGGAGCTCGCCGCGATCTACGACCCTGA
- a CDS encoding methyltransferase type 12 (identified by MetaGeneAnnotator; putative;~sequence version:1) has translation MSRVSSPETAADLAAVAALLEMADRLNILPLLERGEPVTAAELAVAAEVPEEGMSGFVSALVAAALLVPAGVKDFRIADDFADRIHESGYLTWSLRANQPYLQNPAAFLRDPAGAAEQFQRNGREVAVSSRWIGSQSFYPAATETILDARPKRIADLGAGAAGLLIDLLGRLPECTGVALDMSAGACQEAARAALAAGVGDRLDVVERPIQSIADDPTPVAGADVIHAGFVFHDIVKEGDVFDRVLRQCREALRPGGIMAITDAVPFAAAERERRFSALFSYLHAGFMDVALPPEEDWLDRFRQAGFDQARCVPHRFPGGRLFIAAK, from the coding sequence ATGTCACGCGTCAGTTCCCCTGAGACCGCAGCCGATCTCGCCGCCGTCGCCGCCCTGCTGGAAATGGCCGACCGGCTGAACATCCTGCCGCTCCTGGAGCGCGGCGAGCCGGTCACCGCGGCCGAGCTGGCCGTGGCCGCCGAGGTGCCGGAGGAGGGCATGAGCGGATTCGTGTCCGCCCTGGTCGCCGCGGCGCTGCTGGTGCCGGCCGGGGTCAAGGACTTCCGGATCGCGGACGACTTCGCCGACCGGATCCACGAGTCGGGCTACCTCACCTGGTCGCTCCGGGCCAACCAGCCGTACCTCCAGAACCCCGCCGCGTTCCTGCGCGACCCGGCCGGCGCCGCCGAGCAGTTCCAGCGCAACGGCCGTGAGGTGGCGGTCAGTTCGCGGTGGATCGGCAGCCAGAGCTTCTACCCGGCCGCCACCGAGACGATCCTGGACGCGCGGCCGAAGCGGATCGCCGACCTCGGCGCCGGCGCCGCCGGTCTGCTGATCGACCTGCTCGGCCGGCTGCCGGAATGCACCGGCGTCGCCCTCGACATGAGCGCCGGCGCCTGCCAGGAGGCGGCCCGCGCGGCGCTGGCGGCGGGCGTCGGCGACCGGCTCGACGTGGTGGAGCGGCCGATCCAGTCCATCGCCGACGACCCCACGCCGGTGGCCGGGGCCGATGTCATCCACGCCGGGTTCGTCTTCCACGACATCGTGAAGGAGGGCGACGTCTTCGACCGGGTGCTGCGTCAGTGCCGGGAGGCGCTGCGGCCGGGCGGCATCATGGCGATCACCGACGCGGTGCCGTTCGCGGCGGCGGAGCGCGAGCGCCGGTTCAGCGCGCTGTTCAGCTACCTGCACGCCGGGTTCATGGACGTGGCGCTGCCTCCGGAGGAGGACTGGCTGGACCGCTTCCGCCAGGCCGGCTTCGACCAGGCCCGCTGCGTACCGCACCGCTTCCCCGGCGGCCGGCTCTTCATCGCCGCCAAGTGA